One Methanolobus sp. WCC4 DNA segment encodes these proteins:
- a CDS encoding glycosyltransferase yields the protein MVLSEKQGVSVYCTVLNEESSIKALLESLLSQTRLPDEIVIVDGGSTDRTIDVIHDYTQKYPIIRLFIEKNANVAQGRNMAIANTSYDIIVSIDAGCIADRFWLENIIEYFDSSVDIVAGVCVPDGKTLFEICSGEVLYPSVDEFKADWPSHQNLAFRKHVWTKIKYPEKCYRSEDSWFNLRLRENGFKCKLAKNSVVYWRPRKNFREVFNNSYMWAKSNIENDVRASKTRQLAQLGSRKLIWNSSSLLAFFVVFVFFSKVGAIILFPFILKPMINTYPGEKNISKIIYKNTIYYTHILAYSLGYRDGQKIVKRRLKAESGKR from the coding sequence TGTTTCGGTATATTGCACTGTATTAAATGAAGAGTCCTCAATAAAAGCACTACTTGAATCTTTGCTTTCACAGACGAGGTTGCCCGATGAAATTGTGATTGTTGACGGAGGTTCAACCGACAGAACGATTGATGTTATTCATGATTATACTCAAAAATATCCTATTATCAGGCTGTTCATTGAAAAGAATGCTAATGTGGCTCAGGGCAGAAACATGGCCATAGCAAACACTAGTTATGATATTATTGTTTCAATAGATGCGGGGTGTATAGCCGATAGGTTCTGGCTTGAAAACATTATTGAATATTTTGATAGTAGTGTTGATATTGTTGCTGGGGTTTGTGTACCGGATGGTAAGACATTGTTTGAGATTTGCTCTGGGGAAGTGTTATATCCATCAGTTGATGAATTTAAGGCAGATTGGCCTTCCCATCAGAACTTAGCTTTCCGGAAGCATGTGTGGACCAAAATTAAATATCCTGAAAAATGTTATCGCTCCGAAGACAGTTGGTTCAATCTAAGACTCAGGGAAAATGGATTTAAATGTAAACTTGCAAAAAATTCAGTAGTTTATTGGCGACCTCGCAAGAACTTCCGAGAAGTATTTAACAACTCATATATGTGGGCCAAATCCAATATTGAGAATGATGTAAGAGCTTCTAAGACAAGGCAACTGGCTCAACTTGGTTCACGCAAGTTAATATGGAATTCATCCAGTCTTCTTGCATTTTTTGTTGTGTTTGTCTTCTTCTCAAAAGTCGGAGCTATTATATTATTTCCATTTATTTTGAAACCTATGATTAATACTTATCCTGGAGAAAAAAACATTTCAAAAATAATCTACAAAAATACAATATATTATACGCATATTTTAGCCTATAGCCTAGGCTATAGAGATGGGCAAAAAATAGTAAAGAGACGATTAAAAGCTGAATCTGGTAAGCGTTAG
- a CDS encoding lipopolysaccharide biosynthesis protein has product MSLKQLTITNLKISAGMSVFSKVLGMLTSVVLARLLLPSDFGIITIVYIFLGAMNLFTELGFGSAVIHRKEKIEEALGTSFTINLIISVFLFFIIFFAAPYLASFYDEPVITNVLRVLGIGIIFSAFQFVPSVYFRKNLQFGKTAIPAFVSGLTNTIVAIILAYSGFGVWSLVYGSLASTFVNVVMLLIMCPCKPKLTFDMDIGKELFVFGKYLFAANIIIFINLHIDDAIGGKLLGITALGYYYLAYRWGTFAERIIGITEKVMFPTYAKIQDDLPKMRKGYLGVLKYVSIMTFPISIGLFAIAPEFVTVVLGEKWVPSIIPMQILCFFGLFSTIASTTGSVFTAAGKPKFVRDISSLMTVLIIVLIYPMSIYYGIIGLSLTVTIGAILSAIIASYYLLKVLDLDFLQYISAIKYSIVASSIALIATVAIKYALKNWYYVSNINSLIVLFSTFSIVYMAVLYLTDKKTVFDLVRMTRLGFR; this is encoded by the coding sequence TTGTCACTAAAACAATTGACAATAACAAATTTAAAAATATCTGCAGGGATGTCAGTCTTCTCTAAAGTGCTTGGGATGCTAACTTCTGTAGTTCTGGCTAGATTGCTTTTGCCCTCTGATTTCGGAATCATTACTATTGTGTACATATTTCTTGGTGCAATGAATCTTTTTACTGAACTGGGATTTGGCTCTGCTGTTATACACAGGAAAGAAAAAATAGAAGAGGCTCTTGGCACAAGTTTTACAATAAACCTCATTATTTCTGTTTTTTTGTTTTTTATTATTTTTTTTGCAGCGCCTTATTTAGCATCATTTTATGATGAACCAGTTATTACAAATGTATTGCGAGTTCTTGGAATTGGGATTATTTTCAGCGCATTTCAGTTTGTTCCTTCTGTTTATTTCAGGAAGAATTTACAGTTTGGAAAAACGGCCATTCCTGCATTTGTAAGCGGATTAACTAACACTATAGTTGCAATTATTCTGGCTTACTCGGGTTTTGGGGTCTGGAGTCTGGTTTATGGTTCCCTTGCATCTACATTTGTGAATGTGGTTATGCTTCTCATAATGTGTCCCTGCAAACCAAAATTAACTTTCGATATGGATATTGGAAAAGAACTATTTGTTTTCGGTAAATATCTGTTTGCTGCAAATATAATAATTTTTATTAATCTTCATATTGATGATGCTATTGGAGGCAAGCTACTCGGCATAACTGCACTTGGATATTACTACCTTGCTTATAGATGGGGAACCTTTGCAGAGCGGATTATTGGAATAACTGAGAAAGTGATGTTCCCTACATATGCAAAGATACAGGATGATTTGCCTAAAATGAGAAAAGGTTACCTTGGAGTTTTAAAATATGTATCAATAATGACATTTCCTATATCTATTGGTTTGTTTGCAATTGCTCCTGAATTTGTTACGGTTGTTCTAGGTGAGAAATGGGTTCCTTCTATAATACCAATGCAGATTCTTTGTTTCTTTGGATTGTTTTCAACAATAGCATCAACAACAGGTAGTGTTTTCACAGCTGCAGGGAAACCAAAATTTGTTCGAGATATTTCTTCATTGATGACAGTTTTGATTATAGTTCTCATATACCCGATGAGTATTTACTATGGTATTATTGGCTTGTCTTTGACAGTAACAATTGGAGCAATTCTATCTGCAATAATAGCTTCTTATTATTTGCTAAAAGTTCTTGATTTGGATTTTTTACAATACATAAGTGCAATAAAATATTCTATTGTTGCAAGTTCTATAGCTTTGATTGCCACAGTAGCCATAAAGTATGCTTTAAAAAATTGGTATTATGTATCAAACATTAATTCATTAATTGTTCTGTTTTCTACTTTCAGCATTGTATATATGGCAGTTCTATATCTTACTGATAAAAAAACAGTTTTTGATTTAGTACGGATGACAAGATTGGGTTTTAGATAA
- a CDS encoding glycosyltransferase family 4 protein, with the protein MKKIIHWSFLYFPHLGGISTHIDSIVRNIPEYGFEVITNQIPGTSKVEKYSDNTQIKRIPPLDYVHFPPKWMKRKYSIPYGVYSEFLRTLKQKRYFQNADFDVLHMHETDKNIFNLDIFLNTNIFSKLSCMNYDLDKIKKPKLMTKHFMFAEGYLHPKFEEWERHSFNSFENIIFPTKYGYDKYTRYFESTNQEKNVYYIPNSVDTTYFNYNSLSNDSKLKIGCVARLSPEKGQEFLIEFLKKIPDDVDFYWACSGSEKMIENLIQIFDKPNIHIFPNFKYEKIHLFYHKFDLLLNSTMIIANDRVIPESMACGRPVIAIDVGEHCHVQQDKTGFLIQPDINELMQLINAIKDDRERLEKMGLNARTLIENKFSNEVIIPKIKKVYDQISE; encoded by the coding sequence TTGAAAAAAATAATACATTGGTCTTTTCTTTACTTTCCTCATTTAGGAGGAATCAGTACTCACATCGATTCTATTGTAAGGAATATTCCTGAATATGGATTTGAGGTCATTACCAATCAAATACCGGGAACATCAAAAGTAGAAAAATATTCCGATAACACACAAATAAAGAGAATACCTCCCTTGGATTATGTACATTTTCCTCCAAAATGGATGAAAAGGAAATATTCAATACCTTATGGAGTCTATAGTGAATTTCTGAGAACGTTAAAACAAAAAAGATATTTTCAGAATGCAGACTTTGATGTTCTTCATATGCATGAAACGGACAAAAATATTTTCAATCTGGACATATTTTTGAATACAAACATTTTTTCAAAGCTATCATGTATGAACTATGATTTGGATAAAATAAAAAAACCAAAACTAATGACTAAACATTTTATGTTTGCAGAAGGTTACCTACATCCTAAATTTGAAGAGTGGGAGAGACACTCTTTCAACAGTTTTGAAAATATTATTTTTCCAACAAAATATGGGTATGACAAATATACTCGCTATTTTGAATCCACAAATCAGGAAAAGAATGTTTATTACATTCCAAATAGCGTAGATACAACTTATTTTAATTACAACTCCCTGTCAAATGATTCTAAATTAAAGATTGGTTGCGTCGCCAGGTTGTCTCCAGAGAAAGGTCAGGAATTTCTAATTGAATTCTTAAAAAAAATACCTGATGATGTAGATTTCTATTGGGCATGTTCAGGTTCAGAGAAAATGATTGAAAACTTAATACAAATATTCGATAAGCCAAATATACATATATTTCCAAATTTTAAATATGAGAAAATACATTTATTCTATCATAAATTCGATTTACTGTTAAATTCAACCATGATTATTGCAAATGATAGAGTAATTCCTGAATCCATGGCATGTGGGCGTCCAGTTATAGCGATTGATGTAGGAGAACACTGTCACGTGCAGCAGGATAAAACCGGCTTTTTGATACAGCCAGACATAAATGAACTAATGCAACTTATAAATGCTATTAAGGATGATAGGGAAAGACTTGAAAAAATGGGTTTGAACGCAAGAACTCTTATTGAAAATAAATTCAGCAATGAAGTAATTATTCCGAAGATTAAGAAGGTCTACGACCAAATATCTGAATGA